The window AAGGGGTTTGGAACATCTTTGCTTGGAACCATCCCGGCTCGTGCTCTCTATATGACAGCTCTAGAGATTACCAAGAGTAGTGTAGGTCAAGCAACTGTTAGGTTAGGATTGTCGGATACTACGGCTTTGGCTGTTTCCAATGGTGCGGCCGGTTTGACCTCGGCTGTAGCTGCTCAGGTTGTCTGGACTCCGATTGATGTCGTGAGTCAACGGCTTATGGTTCAAGGTGATCTGTCCTTGAATAAGCATCTTCCTGGAGTGATGAACTCTTGCAGATACACAAGTGGGTTCGATGCTTTTAGAAAGATTCTTTACACAGATGGGCCAAGAGGGTTCTACAGAGGATTTGGTATCTCGATCTTGACTTACGCGCCTTCAAACGCCGTATGGTGGGCGTCCTATTCATTGGCTCATAAATCAATTTGGTCTCCAGTAAAGCGCTCATACACCCACAAGGAAGATGCTGGTGGCTCAATGGTGGTTCAAGCATTGAGTGCAGCCACAGCAAGTGGTTGCTCTGCCTTAGTAACTATGCCGGTAGATACAATCAAGACACGGTTGCAGGTCTTAGATGCAGAAGAGAATGGAAGGAGACGAGCAATGACAGTGATGCAGTCAGTAAAGAGCTTGATGAGGGAAGGAGGACTTGGGGCTTGTTACCGAGGGTTAGGACCAAGGTGGGTCTCAATGTCTATGTCCGCAACAACAATGATCACAACCTACGAGTTCTTGAAGCGCCTGGCAACAAAGAAGcagttatgatttatgattgaTTTATGATAAATCATTCATAGTCACAGTTTCTTCatttgaagatgaaaaaaaaaacgaaatgacAAACACCTAACCAAAATACTTTGATTGGGTTCAAGAATTgttaataaacaaacatataacaGACCAAAAGATCAAACCCCTAAACAAAAGAGTTATTCCTCAATCGCCAAATGtaacaaagaaaactaaagaTGTCTTTCCTAAGCCGGCGAAAGAGCCTAAGATTACCAAATCACATGACAATATCTGATCTAACCAAACAGTTAAgctgttcatcatcatatgcAAAGCAGAGATACACAGAAGCGGCcacaaaaaatgaattttaggCACGAGCCCTCTTGTTGCTGCAAGATGGGCACTTGTATTGCTTGATGTGCTCAGCCCTGGCTGGGGTTATCTTCACACACTTTCCATGAAACCACATCTCACAGAGGTCGCAGCAGATCCAGAACTCATCAGCTGCATAGCTCTCACCACATGCCCCACACTGTGTTTCCCCTTGctcatcctcatcctcttcttccacaccttcctcttcttcctcgtcatCTTTGGGCACAGCCTTCGAGAACTTGGCGCGGGAGTCAGATCCACGCTGTAATTTTGAGACATAGAAACCAGAGTTAGAACAAGTATTAAGCTAGATGGACAATAAAAACTGTAGAGAAGAACCACAGtgaaaaacaaactttttttaccTTGGAGTTTGATTTGGATctgttgctgctgttgttggNNNNNNNNNNNNNNNNNNNNNNNNNNNNNNNNNNNNNNNNNNNNNNNNNNNNNNNNNNNNCCAGGATCACAAAGTCGGTAAAACTCCTGAACATCTGCACAAAAAAAGGCAaatcaaaatcccaaaaaaaaaaaagtgagttttttttttccggtgagAAAATGGGAGAGATAAAAGTTTTAACTTAATTTTAgagaaatttgtttaatttttaccAGTGGTTAAAGCCTTAATCATGCCAGCTCTACGACCCTTAAAATCCCTAAACACCTCC is drawn from Camelina sativa cultivar DH55 chromosome 8, Cs, whole genome shotgun sequence and contains these coding sequences:
- the LOC104706943 gene encoding solute carrier family 25 member 44-like, which gives rise to MSFGALMGEKRRSTTSSSSQVHMPKDIDWQMLDKSRFFFLGAALFSGVSTALYPIVVLKTRQQVSPTRVSCANISLAIARFEGLRGFYKGFGTSLLGTIPARALYMTALEITKSSVGQATVRLGLSDTTALAVSNGAAGLTSAVAAQVVWTPIDVVSQRLMVQGDLSLNKHLPGVMNSCRYTSGFDAFRKILYTDGPRGFYRGFGISILTYAPSNAVWWASYSLAHKSIWSPVKRSYTHKEDAGGSMVVQALSAATASGCSALVTMPVDTIKTRLQVLDAEENGRRRAMTVMQSVKSLMREGGLGACYRGLGPRWVSMSMSATTMITTYEFLKRLATKKQL
- the LOC104709425 gene encoding PHD finger protein ALFIN-LIKE 4-like: MDTGGAAYNPRTVEEVFRDFKGRRAGMIKALTTDVQEFYRLCDPNNSSNRSKSNSKRGSDSRAKFSKAVPKDDEEEEEGVEEEDEDEQGETQCGACGESYAADEFWICCDLCEMWFHGKCVKITPARAEHIKQYKCPSCSNKRARA